One window from the genome of Erythrobacter sp. SG61-1L encodes:
- a CDS encoding class I SAM-dependent methyltransferase, whose amino-acid sequence MSVATDATAPGAGHAAQMDAVYAFQRHIYDLTRKYYLLGRDRLIAGLDVPSGGQVLEVGCGTARNLALAARHYPDARFHGLDISAEMLKSAHDTLEREDLAGRCALALGDAAAFDPQALFGREQFDRIVFSYTLSMIPPWREALAHACPLLAPGGEIHVVDFGQQERLPRWFASLLKAWLTRFHVSPRAELFAVGEELAARHGLTCETTSLYRDYARAMVLRRPAA is encoded by the coding sequence ATGTCCGTCGCGACTGACGCAACCGCCCCCGGTGCGGGCCATGCGGCGCAGATGGACGCGGTCTACGCGTTCCAGCGCCACATCTATGACCTGACCCGCAAATATTACCTGCTGGGGCGCGACCGGTTGATCGCAGGGCTGGATGTGCCCAGCGGCGGGCAGGTGCTGGAAGTGGGCTGCGGCACGGCGCGCAATCTGGCACTGGCCGCGCGACACTATCCCGATGCGCGGTTCCACGGCCTCGACATTTCGGCAGAGATGCTGAAATCGGCTCACGACACGTTGGAACGCGAAGACCTGGCCGGGCGCTGTGCGCTCGCGCTCGGCGATGCCGCCGCTTTCGATCCGCAGGCCCTGTTCGGGCGCGAACAGTTTGACCGGATCGTGTTTTCCTACACTCTCTCCATGATCCCGCCATGGCGCGAGGCGCTGGCCCATGCCTGCCCGCTGCTGGCTCCGGGCGGAGAAATCCACGTGGTCGATTTCGGTCAGCAGGAACGCCTGCCCCGCTGGTTCGCCAGCCTGCTCAAGGCATGGCTCACCCGCTTCCACGTTAGCCCGCGCGCGGAACTGTTCGCAGTGGGCGAGGAACTGGCCGCACGCCACGGCCTGACCTGCGAGACGACGTCGCTCTATCGCGACTATGCCCGCGCCATGGTGCTTCGCCGCCCGGCGGCCTGA